One Clarias gariepinus isolate MV-2021 ecotype Netherlands chromosome 5, CGAR_prim_01v2, whole genome shotgun sequence genomic region harbors:
- the LOC128523654 gene encoding zinc finger protein 665-like isoform X2, protein MSGTSDVTMANTLGTVPLSADPVSIRMKSKNSEEKLNETDKNLSESRVYIGAASSRWRELRDRSHFRTDAELALFLLDWYENQPLTFTPSQIVPDRPRRLHPPSAGAEPVNDQADMTSEAVIKYLSRKTPPPDPPPSQVYEDVKTETSDGGTSEVTEVCVKKEETLELDIHKYQENLDHTPEKICFKEEDADHKDHMYCEVCKSVFFNKCEVHGPPLFIPDTPVPMGVSDRARLTLPPGLEIQKSSIPDAGLGVFNKGETVPVGAHFGPYQGELVDREEAKNSRYSWVIYWSRQCEEYIDATRETESNWMRYVNCARNNKEQNLVAFQYRGGILYRCCRPINPGQELLVWYEEEYAKELSPAFDYLWNKKSSTNELNTSLLQSFSCSTCFLSYASQIYLHKHIQRCHYEEYMRLQESGEIINELQISSKGCSSLQILSDTLSSDTSPNNMQKEIHRCLVCGESFSHENAFRTHQCIHGVEKPHQCSECGDRFTHQRYLHRHQWIHKGEKPYRCSECKKSFTSQLHLQLHQRIHTGERPFQCSQCGRGFTQKSILKKHQRIHNGEKPFQCSQCGETFALKSHLQKHQRSHAGENVYRCTACEKSFTYQSDLQQHQRIHTGEKPYQCSQCGKSFSQRGYLNYHLRLHAGDKPHQCAQCGKRFIYQSALKVHQRIHAGERPYQCLQCGKSFTVLSGLQIHQRIHTGERPYLCAQCGKSFYHSSALKVHQRIHTGEKPYHCSQCGKSYTEKRTLEKHQQRFHTAEKPYPCSKCEKKFSSLSGLRTHQRSHTDATPYHCSQCGNGFTEKRALQKHQLLHTREKPYHCSECEKRFSSLSSFRTHQRLHTEGKPYHCSQSEKSFHHSTALKVHQHVHTGEKPHQCSQCGKGFTEKRALQNHQRVHTGEKPYPCSDCEKRFISLSSLINHQHLHTDGKPYLCSKCGKGFAQKKSLIKHVRCHGRKKPKPRS, encoded by the exons ATGAG CGGGACTTCAGACGTCACTATGGCCAACACTCTGGGTACAGTTCCTCTATCAGCTGATCCAGTATCTATCAGAATGAAGAGCAAGAATTCTGAAGAAAAGCTGAATGAAACAGACAAAAATCTATCAGAATCAAGAGTTTATATTGGCGCTGCTTCCAGCAGATGGAGAGAGTTGAGGGACAGGAGTCATTTCCGAACGGATGCTGAGTTGGCGTTATTTCTGCTCGACTG GTATGAAAATCAACCCCTTACTTTCACACCAAGTCAGATTGTTCCTGATCGACCCAGACGGCTGCATCCACCATCTGCTGGCGCTGAACCAGTTAATGACCA AGCCGATATGACATCAGAAGCAGTCATAAAGTACCTCTCCAGGAAGACGCCTCCTCCTGATCCTCCTCCCTCACAG GTGTATGAGGACGTCAAAACTGAGACCTCAGATGGAGGGACGTCTGAAGTGACAGAAGTCTGTGTGAAGAAAGAGGAGACACTGGAGCTGGACATCCACAAATATCAGGAAAACCTCGACCACACACCTGAAAAGATTTGCTTTAAAGAGGAAGATGCTGACCATAAAGACCACATGT ATTGTGAGGTTTGCAAATCCGTCTTCTTCAACAAGTGTGAAGTTCATGGCCCGCCTCTCTTCATCCCTGATACTCCTGTTCCCATGGGCGTCTCTGACCGAGCCAGACTAACTCTTCCTCCTGGACTAGAGATTCAGAAGTCCAGTATTCCTGATGCAGGTCTGGGGGTGTTTAATAAGGGGGAGACTGTTCCAGTAGGTGCACATTTCGGACCCTACCAGGGAGAGCTAGTAGACCGAGAGGAAGCCAAGAACAGCAGATACTCCTGGGTG ATATACTGGAGCAGGCAGTGTGAAGAATACATAGATGCCACAAGAGAAACTGAGTCAAATTGGATGAG GTATGTGAATTGCGCTCGTAATAATAAAGAACAGAATCTTGTGGCATTTCAGTATCGGGGTGGAATTCTGTATCGGTGCTGTCGACCCATTAACCCAGGACAGGAGCTCTTAGTGTGGTATGAAGAGGAGTACGCCAAAGAACTCAGTCCTGCCTTTGACTACCTGTGGAACAAAAAGTCCTCTACGAATG AATTAAACACCAGTCTGTTGCAAAGCTTTTCCTGCTCCACGTGTTTCCTTTCCTACGCATCTCAAATTTACCTTCACAAGCACATCCAGAGATGCCACTATGAAGAGTACATGCGACTGCAGGAATCAGGAGAGATTATTAATGAGCTCCAAATCTCATCTAAAGGCTGCAGTAGTCTACAAATATTGTCTGATACTCTCAGTTCTGACACTTCTCCCAATAACATGCAGAAGGAAATTCATCGCTGTTTAGTGTGTGGAGAGAGTTTTAGTCATGAGAACGCCTTCAGAACACATCAGTGCATCCACGGCGTAGAGAAGCCGcatcagtgctcagagtgcggggATAGATTTACTCATCAGAGATATCTCCACCGACACCAATGGATCCACAAAGGAGAGAAGCCATATCGCTGCTCAGAGTGTAAGAAAAGCTTTACTTCCCAGCTTCATCTCCAGctacaccagcgcattcacaccggCGAGAGGCCGTTTCAGTGCTCTCAGTGTGGAAGAGGTTTTACTCAAAAGAGTATCCTTAAAAagcaccagcgcattcacaatGGAGAGAAGCCGTTTCAGTGCTCGCAGTGTGGAGAAACATTTGCTCTGAAGAGTCATCTCCAAAAACACCAGCGCAGTCACGCAGGAGAGAATGTCTATCGGTGCACGGCTTGTGAGAAATCTTTCACTTACCAGAGTGATCTTCAacaacaccagcgcattcacaccggagaaaagccgtatcagtgctcgcAGTGCGGGAAGAGCTTTTCTCAGAGGGGTTACCTCAACTATCACCTCCGCCTTCACGCAGGAGACAAACCACATCAGTGCGCACAGTGCGGGAAACGTTTTATTTACCAGAGTGCTCTGAAGgtacaccagcgcattcatgCAGGAGAGAGGCCGTACCAGTGCTTACAGTGTGGCAAGAGTTTTACTGTGCTGAGCGGTCTGCAGAtccaccagcgcattcacaccggAGAGAGGCCGTATCTCTGCGCACAGTGCGGAAAGAGTTTTTATCACTCGAGTGCTTTAAAGGtccaccagcgcattcacaccggagagaagccgtatcactgctcgCAGTGTGGCAAGAGTTACACCGAGAAGCGGACTCTGGAAAAACACCAGCAGCGATTTCACACCGCAGAGAAGCCGTATCCCTGCTCAAAGTGTGAAAAGAAGTTTTCCAGCCTGTCTGGTTTGCGCACCCACCAGCGCAGTCACACGGACGCCACTccgtatcactgctcacagtgCGGAAACGGTTTTACCGAGAAGCGTGCTCTCCAAAAACACCAGCTCCTTCACACAAgggagaagccgtatcactgctcagAATGTGAAAAAAGGTTTTCCAGCCTGTCTAGTTTTCGCACACACCAGCGCCTTCACACAGAAGGcaagccgtatcactgctcacagAGTGAGAAGAGTTTTCACCACTCAACCGCTTTAAAGGTCCACCAGCACGTTCACACGGGAGAGAAGCCGCATCAGTGCTCGCAGTGTGGAAAGGGTTTTACAGAGAAGCGTGCTCTTCAAAACCACCAGCgagttcacacaggagagaaaccgtATCCCTGCTCTGATTGTGAAAAGAGGTTCATCAGCCTGTCTAGTTTGATTAACCACCAACACCTTCACACGGACGGCAAGCCATATCTCTGCTCAAAGTGTGGGAAGGGTTTTGCTCAGAAAAAAAGTCTCATAAAACACGTGCGCTGTCACGGCAGAAAGAAGCCAAAACCACGCTCATAG
- the LOC128523654 gene encoding zinc finger protein 665-like isoform X1 has protein sequence MLYNPGSLLVFALIRRRVRHLGQGNTLLDLSTRNGTSDVTMANTLGTVPLSADPVSIRMKSKNSEEKLNETDKNLSESRVYIGAASSRWRELRDRSHFRTDAELALFLLDWYENQPLTFTPSQIVPDRPRRLHPPSAGAEPVNDQADMTSEAVIKYLSRKTPPPDPPPSQVYEDVKTETSDGGTSEVTEVCVKKEETLELDIHKYQENLDHTPEKICFKEEDADHKDHMYCEVCKSVFFNKCEVHGPPLFIPDTPVPMGVSDRARLTLPPGLEIQKSSIPDAGLGVFNKGETVPVGAHFGPYQGELVDREEAKNSRYSWVIYWSRQCEEYIDATRETESNWMRYVNCARNNKEQNLVAFQYRGGILYRCCRPINPGQELLVWYEEEYAKELSPAFDYLWNKKSSTNELNTSLLQSFSCSTCFLSYASQIYLHKHIQRCHYEEYMRLQESGEIINELQISSKGCSSLQILSDTLSSDTSPNNMQKEIHRCLVCGESFSHENAFRTHQCIHGVEKPHQCSECGDRFTHQRYLHRHQWIHKGEKPYRCSECKKSFTSQLHLQLHQRIHTGERPFQCSQCGRGFTQKSILKKHQRIHNGEKPFQCSQCGETFALKSHLQKHQRSHAGENVYRCTACEKSFTYQSDLQQHQRIHTGEKPYQCSQCGKSFSQRGYLNYHLRLHAGDKPHQCAQCGKRFIYQSALKVHQRIHAGERPYQCLQCGKSFTVLSGLQIHQRIHTGERPYLCAQCGKSFYHSSALKVHQRIHTGEKPYHCSQCGKSYTEKRTLEKHQQRFHTAEKPYPCSKCEKKFSSLSGLRTHQRSHTDATPYHCSQCGNGFTEKRALQKHQLLHTREKPYHCSECEKRFSSLSSFRTHQRLHTEGKPYHCSQSEKSFHHSTALKVHQHVHTGEKPHQCSQCGKGFTEKRALQNHQRVHTGEKPYPCSDCEKRFISLSSLINHQHLHTDGKPYLCSKCGKGFAQKKSLIKHVRCHGRKKPKPRS, from the exons ATGCTTTATAATCCCGGAAGTCTACTGGTTTTTGCTTTGATACGTCGACGCGTCCGCCATCTTGGTCAGGGCAACACTCTCCTAGACTTGAGCACCAGAAA CGGGACTTCAGACGTCACTATGGCCAACACTCTGGGTACAGTTCCTCTATCAGCTGATCCAGTATCTATCAGAATGAAGAGCAAGAATTCTGAAGAAAAGCTGAATGAAACAGACAAAAATCTATCAGAATCAAGAGTTTATATTGGCGCTGCTTCCAGCAGATGGAGAGAGTTGAGGGACAGGAGTCATTTCCGAACGGATGCTGAGTTGGCGTTATTTCTGCTCGACTG GTATGAAAATCAACCCCTTACTTTCACACCAAGTCAGATTGTTCCTGATCGACCCAGACGGCTGCATCCACCATCTGCTGGCGCTGAACCAGTTAATGACCA AGCCGATATGACATCAGAAGCAGTCATAAAGTACCTCTCCAGGAAGACGCCTCCTCCTGATCCTCCTCCCTCACAG GTGTATGAGGACGTCAAAACTGAGACCTCAGATGGAGGGACGTCTGAAGTGACAGAAGTCTGTGTGAAGAAAGAGGAGACACTGGAGCTGGACATCCACAAATATCAGGAAAACCTCGACCACACACCTGAAAAGATTTGCTTTAAAGAGGAAGATGCTGACCATAAAGACCACATGT ATTGTGAGGTTTGCAAATCCGTCTTCTTCAACAAGTGTGAAGTTCATGGCCCGCCTCTCTTCATCCCTGATACTCCTGTTCCCATGGGCGTCTCTGACCGAGCCAGACTAACTCTTCCTCCTGGACTAGAGATTCAGAAGTCCAGTATTCCTGATGCAGGTCTGGGGGTGTTTAATAAGGGGGAGACTGTTCCAGTAGGTGCACATTTCGGACCCTACCAGGGAGAGCTAGTAGACCGAGAGGAAGCCAAGAACAGCAGATACTCCTGGGTG ATATACTGGAGCAGGCAGTGTGAAGAATACATAGATGCCACAAGAGAAACTGAGTCAAATTGGATGAG GTATGTGAATTGCGCTCGTAATAATAAAGAACAGAATCTTGTGGCATTTCAGTATCGGGGTGGAATTCTGTATCGGTGCTGTCGACCCATTAACCCAGGACAGGAGCTCTTAGTGTGGTATGAAGAGGAGTACGCCAAAGAACTCAGTCCTGCCTTTGACTACCTGTGGAACAAAAAGTCCTCTACGAATG AATTAAACACCAGTCTGTTGCAAAGCTTTTCCTGCTCCACGTGTTTCCTTTCCTACGCATCTCAAATTTACCTTCACAAGCACATCCAGAGATGCCACTATGAAGAGTACATGCGACTGCAGGAATCAGGAGAGATTATTAATGAGCTCCAAATCTCATCTAAAGGCTGCAGTAGTCTACAAATATTGTCTGATACTCTCAGTTCTGACACTTCTCCCAATAACATGCAGAAGGAAATTCATCGCTGTTTAGTGTGTGGAGAGAGTTTTAGTCATGAGAACGCCTTCAGAACACATCAGTGCATCCACGGCGTAGAGAAGCCGcatcagtgctcagagtgcggggATAGATTTACTCATCAGAGATATCTCCACCGACACCAATGGATCCACAAAGGAGAGAAGCCATATCGCTGCTCAGAGTGTAAGAAAAGCTTTACTTCCCAGCTTCATCTCCAGctacaccagcgcattcacaccggCGAGAGGCCGTTTCAGTGCTCTCAGTGTGGAAGAGGTTTTACTCAAAAGAGTATCCTTAAAAagcaccagcgcattcacaatGGAGAGAAGCCGTTTCAGTGCTCGCAGTGTGGAGAAACATTTGCTCTGAAGAGTCATCTCCAAAAACACCAGCGCAGTCACGCAGGAGAGAATGTCTATCGGTGCACGGCTTGTGAGAAATCTTTCACTTACCAGAGTGATCTTCAacaacaccagcgcattcacaccggagaaaagccgtatcagtgctcgcAGTGCGGGAAGAGCTTTTCTCAGAGGGGTTACCTCAACTATCACCTCCGCCTTCACGCAGGAGACAAACCACATCAGTGCGCACAGTGCGGGAAACGTTTTATTTACCAGAGTGCTCTGAAGgtacaccagcgcattcatgCAGGAGAGAGGCCGTACCAGTGCTTACAGTGTGGCAAGAGTTTTACTGTGCTGAGCGGTCTGCAGAtccaccagcgcattcacaccggAGAGAGGCCGTATCTCTGCGCACAGTGCGGAAAGAGTTTTTATCACTCGAGTGCTTTAAAGGtccaccagcgcattcacaccggagagaagccgtatcactgctcgCAGTGTGGCAAGAGTTACACCGAGAAGCGGACTCTGGAAAAACACCAGCAGCGATTTCACACCGCAGAGAAGCCGTATCCCTGCTCAAAGTGTGAAAAGAAGTTTTCCAGCCTGTCTGGTTTGCGCACCCACCAGCGCAGTCACACGGACGCCACTccgtatcactgctcacagtgCGGAAACGGTTTTACCGAGAAGCGTGCTCTCCAAAAACACCAGCTCCTTCACACAAgggagaagccgtatcactgctcagAATGTGAAAAAAGGTTTTCCAGCCTGTCTAGTTTTCGCACACACCAGCGCCTTCACACAGAAGGcaagccgtatcactgctcacagAGTGAGAAGAGTTTTCACCACTCAACCGCTTTAAAGGTCCACCAGCACGTTCACACGGGAGAGAAGCCGCATCAGTGCTCGCAGTGTGGAAAGGGTTTTACAGAGAAGCGTGCTCTTCAAAACCACCAGCgagttcacacaggagagaaaccgtATCCCTGCTCTGATTGTGAAAAGAGGTTCATCAGCCTGTCTAGTTTGATTAACCACCAACACCTTCACACGGACGGCAAGCCATATCTCTGCTCAAAGTGTGGGAAGGGTTTTGCTCAGAAAAAAAGTCTCATAAAACACGTGCGCTGTCACGGCAGAAAGAAGCCAAAACCACGCTCATAG